The following are encoded in a window of Brevibacillus ruminantium genomic DNA:
- a CDS encoding zf-HC2 domain-containing protein yields MECREMIVLIHEFLDEDIDELSNQQLQSHLRTCSICRQHLHELQKTIAFLQSASHIHVSPDFTARVVAQLPQPTKKKRFAAWLRNHPFLTAAAVFLFLMTGSTAASWYERDNTLQIATSNMDKLKIDRSRNVVVVPAGTTIDGDLVVRNGNVEVLGEVKGNVVAIEGKVILASTAQVAGNAESIEAIFDWIWYEVKNIGNDLLPIFP; encoded by the coding sequence ATGGAATGCCGAGAAATGATCGTTCTCATTCATGAATTTTTGGATGAAGATATCGACGAACTATCCAACCAGCAGCTACAGTCTCATCTCAGAACCTGTAGTATCTGCCGTCAACATCTTCACGAGCTGCAAAAAACGATCGCCTTTTTACAAAGCGCGTCCCATATACACGTCTCTCCGGATTTTACAGCCAGAGTGGTTGCACAACTTCCTCAACCGACCAAAAAGAAAAGGTTCGCTGCCTGGCTGCGGAACCATCCGTTTCTTACTGCTGCCGCTGTTTTTCTCTTCCTGATGACAGGGAGTACAGCCGCCTCCTGGTACGAGAGGGACAATACGCTGCAAATTGCCACTTCCAATATGGATAAGCTGAAGATAGACCGTTCCCGCAATGTCGTTGTGGTGCCGGCTGGAACCACCATAGACGGTGACCTTGTGGTGCGAAACGGCAACGTAGAGGTCCTGGGAGAAGTGAAAGGGAATGTAGTCGCGATTGAGGGCAAGGTCATTTTGGCCTCGACTGCTCAGGTCGCTGGAAACGCCGAATCGATCGAAGCCATTTTCGATTGGATCTGGTATGAAGTGAAAAATATTGGAAATGACTTGCTTCCCATCTTCCCATAG
- a CDS encoding aspartyl-phosphate phosphatase Spo0E family protein, with amino-acid sequence MNQDDVLLEIEQLRQELNKRYKEQETITAEMIELSVRLDELLNQLHLHP; translated from the coding sequence ATGAATCAGGATGACGTTCTTCTCGAGATTGAACAGCTTCGGCAAGAGCTGAACAAGAGATATAAAGAGCAGGAAACCATCACTGCTGAAATGATCGAGCTAAGCGTACGGCTGGATGAACTGCTCAATCAACTGCATCTCCATCCTTAG
- the sigW gene encoding RNA polymerase sigma factor SigW: protein MDFVEKRLTQRAKRGDREAFAELIDIYKDKIFQLAYRMVGNRQDAEDIAQETFLRVYANLHTYDENFKFSTWIYRIATNLCIDRGRKKRPDFSLDEEVEPGQGMDWYSRLSSEEKNPADKVVTQELQETVQEALTHLAPKYRSIMILRYIEDLSLQEISEIVKLPVTTIKTRIHRGREALRSKLRFM from the coding sequence ATGGATTTTGTAGAAAAACGGTTAACACAGCGAGCCAAACGCGGGGACCGCGAGGCTTTTGCCGAGTTAATCGATATATATAAAGACAAGATTTTTCAACTCGCATACCGGATGGTTGGAAACCGTCAGGATGCTGAGGATATTGCCCAGGAGACCTTTTTACGGGTCTATGCCAATTTGCACACATATGATGAGAACTTTAAATTCTCCACGTGGATTTACCGGATCGCAACCAATTTGTGTATCGACCGCGGGAGAAAAAAACGGCCGGACTTTTCACTGGACGAAGAGGTAGAGCCAGGCCAAGGGATGGATTGGTACTCCCGCCTGTCCTCCGAAGAAAAAAATCCAGCGGACAAAGTAGTTACACAAGAGTTGCAAGAGACAGTACAGGAGGCCTTGACTCATTTGGCGCCCAAGTACCGGTCTATCATGATATTGCGCTACATTGAGGATCTGTCGTTGCAGGAGATTAGTGAGATCGTCAAGCTGCCGGTTACAACCATCAAAACCCGTATCCATCGCGGACGGGAAGCGTTGCGCAGCAAGCTGCGATTTATGTAG
- the rocF gene encoding arginase, with amino-acid sequence MNKNISIVGVPLDLGADRRGVDMGPSAIRYAGVVARLEQLGLNIQDRGDIPVTRPHHFTETENHKYLDEVVAANAKLAEVVSDIMAEGRFPLVLGGDHCIALGTVAGVAKHKKNLGVIWFDAHGDLNTGETSPSGNIHGMPLAASLGYGHDRLVQIGGYAPKLKPENVVIIGARDLDKGERELIKRVGLKVFTMHEIDKLGMARVMEEAIAHVSKNTDGVHLSLDLDGLDPHDAPGVGTPVIGGISYREGHLALEMLADADVLCSAEFVEVNPILDKQNATARVAVALMSSALGDKLL; translated from the coding sequence ATGAACAAAAACATCAGTATCGTTGGTGTCCCACTCGATTTGGGAGCTGATCGCCGAGGAGTAGATATGGGACCGAGCGCCATTCGTTACGCAGGCGTTGTAGCCCGTTTGGAGCAACTGGGCCTGAACATCCAAGACAGAGGGGACATTCCTGTTACCAGGCCCCACCACTTTACGGAAACAGAGAATCACAAGTATTTGGATGAAGTCGTTGCGGCCAATGCAAAGCTGGCCGAAGTTGTAAGCGATATCATGGCAGAAGGACGTTTTCCGCTGGTACTGGGCGGAGACCACTGTATCGCGCTGGGGACGGTTGCCGGTGTCGCGAAACACAAGAAGAATTTGGGGGTCATTTGGTTTGATGCCCATGGCGACCTAAATACCGGTGAAACATCCCCATCTGGAAACATACATGGGATGCCTTTGGCAGCCAGCCTGGGCTACGGGCATGACCGCCTGGTACAAATCGGTGGTTACGCACCCAAGCTGAAACCGGAGAATGTGGTAATCATCGGTGCCAGGGATTTGGATAAAGGTGAACGGGAGCTGATCAAAAGAGTCGGCCTGAAAGTATTTACGATGCATGAGATTGATAAGCTGGGAATGGCACGCGTCATGGAAGAAGCAATCGCTCATGTATCGAAGAATACGGACGGTGTCCATCTCAGCCTGGATCTCGATGGGCTGGACCCACATGATGCACCAGGGGTAGGTACGCCAGTCATAGGGGGAATTTCCTACCGAGAGGGACATTTGGCCCTGGAAATGCTGGCGGATGCTGATGTCCTTTGCTCAGCCGAGTTTGTAGAGGTGAACCCGATCCTGGATAAGCAAAACGCGACAGCCAGAGTTGCTGTTGCGCTGATGAGTTCCGCCCTCGGAGACAAATTATTATAA